From the Saccharobesus litoralis genome, one window contains:
- a CDS encoding sugar phosphate isomerase/epimerase family protein: MSPSLKLLATSCTIGIGLLLSACQSNSNPAHSSSTHVTPSKPLQYDSTTMPKISVQLWSVKDAVKRDFEGTLTQLASMGFQGVEFAGEFGRFKQDPQGLKAFLDSLGLQASAAHVGMDQLLGSQFEKTVNFYQTIGVKTLIDPWEERVWQAKNRQAAADDLNTLAKKLKPYGMQIGYHNHAQEFADYEEATYWDYLARNTTDDVVLQLDVGWVQYAGKDPIEYVKRYPGRTKTTHYKIVLPKSNPQNYSAIIGQDMIDWLNLSRANIAVGGTEWFVVEQETYPEGLTPLESVALSKAGLDNILKQL, translated from the coding sequence ATGTCACCTTCTCTAAAACTATTAGCCACTAGTTGTACAATTGGCATTGGTCTCTTGCTGAGTGCTTGCCAATCTAACTCAAACCCTGCCCATTCATCATCAACTCATGTAACGCCAAGTAAGCCTTTACAATATGACAGCACAACTATGCCTAAAATCAGTGTGCAGTTATGGTCAGTCAAAGATGCCGTTAAACGTGATTTTGAAGGTACGTTAACACAGTTAGCCAGCATGGGTTTTCAAGGTGTTGAATTTGCTGGCGAATTTGGTCGATTTAAGCAAGATCCTCAAGGTTTAAAAGCCTTTCTTGATTCACTTGGTTTACAAGCCAGTGCAGCTCATGTTGGCATGGATCAATTGTTAGGTAGCCAGTTTGAAAAAACCGTTAATTTTTACCAAACCATAGGCGTAAAAACATTAATTGACCCTTGGGAAGAACGGGTATGGCAAGCTAAAAATAGGCAAGCAGCCGCTGATGACTTAAACACACTGGCTAAAAAACTGAAACCCTATGGCATGCAAATTGGTTATCACAATCATGCTCAAGAGTTTGCTGACTATGAAGAAGCAACTTATTGGGACTACTTAGCGCGCAATACGACTGATGATGTAGTTCTACAACTCGATGTTGGCTGGGTGCAATATGCAGGTAAAGACCCGATAGAGTATGTAAAACGCTACCCAGGGCGCACTAAAACCACCCACTACAAAATAGTATTGCCAAAATCGAATCCTCAAAACTACTCAGCCATAATAGGTCAAGACATGATTGATTGGTTGAATTTAAGTCGAGCTAATATCGCTGTCGGCGGAACCGAATGGTTTGTCGTTGAGCAGGAAACCTACCCTGAAGGTTTAACCCCATTGGAATCCGTTGCCTTATCCAAAGCGGGTTTGGATAATATACTCAAGCAACTTTAA